A genome region from bacterium includes the following:
- a CDS encoding type II toxin-antitoxin system VapC family toxin produces MPDKVPRVYADANVLLAYVANEANRADTVQSILEDARQARVELLTSVLSITEVAYVQTDSGVDISLASDAAIDELWTPTSPVALVDISETVAREARRVIRRAKQASVGGIRSADAIHLASAKLHRCDRFFTYENEATRQCWNTLIEARVTAPFTDSPQLDFNN; encoded by the coding sequence ATGCCGGATAAGGTGCCCCGCGTCTACGCGGACGCCAATGTACTCCTCGCCTACGTCGCCAACGAAGCAAACCGCGCCGATACCGTTCAGTCGATTCTGGAGGACGCGCGACAAGCACGAGTCGAGTTACTTACCTCGGTTCTCTCGATCACTGAAGTGGCCTATGTTCAAACCGATTCGGGGGTGGACATCTCATTGGCAAGCGATGCTGCAATCGACGAACTATGGACGCCGACATCGCCGGTCGCTCTCGTAGACATCTCGGAGACCGTTGCGCGAGAGGCGCGTCGGGTGATTCGCAGAGCCAAGCAGGCAAGTGTCGGTGGGATTCGATCTGCAGACGCCATACATCTCGCGTCAGCGAAGCTGCACCGCTGCGATCGGTTCTTCACGTACGAGAACGAGGCCACGAGACAGTGCTGGAACACTCTGATCGAGGCGAGAGTGACCGCGCCGTTTACGGATTCGCCGCAACTCGACTTCAACAACTGA
- a CDS encoding RecQ family ATP-dependent DNA helicase — MPPWVRHQFPKAGHLVRHLRDEACADQGCAWCQERHNPSRELKRFFGFDGFRPEPTDDDGRPLQQLIVEAAMQGRNALGILPTGTGKSLCYQIPALSRYDKTGALTVVISPLVALMADQVAGLEKYGITSCVAVNGLLSMPERADALERVRLGDVAIVLISPEQLRNRSLRRALQQREIGAWVLDEAHCLSKWGHDFRPDYRYVGRFISEKAGTSRVPPVLCLTATAKPAVTVEILDYFRKELDINMEKFDGGSKRKNLDFDVVRTDSATKFVDIHRILTHHLPPEADGGAIVYCATRRATEEVANFLNESDVDADRFHAGLPPEEKKDIQQSFIEGRLRVIAATNAFGMGIDKPDVRLVIHADIPSSLENYLQEAGRAGRDQEQAHCVLLYTADDVERQFGMSARSRLTRREIHGVLRALRSLNRRDRWGGEVVATSGEILGEDEEQDFRRDSATDDTRVRTAVAWLEEAELLTREENDVRVFPSSLRVNSLEQVRERLQDKPIDEQYRRRLTTIAEELINAKPDEGISTDMLMVASGLSSEQVRGALHDLEQFGIATDDTQLTAFVHVGVRNPSHSRLTAAIRREQHLIELMQEMAPDLAVGEKAPLNLRIAAQRLRDDGHDEVRPEHVSRIIQGIAGDGRGDTGGGSLTVRKHDPDSVQVTLKREWSSLAGIAERRRNGASRLLEHLLSLNPPNRRGNDLLVATTLGKLTQAVEGDLTQLSQNGDERKLRRLMQRSLLWLHEQEVIRLNRGLAVFHPAMTIRLSPEPRGFRQTDFESLAQHYEGSVRQIHVMAEFAQRGLASMADALRLALDYFTVGEEAFLRRWLPERERELGRQTTPESWNNIVESLNNPKQRALVADNRETTNVLVLAGPGAGKTRVLVHRIAYLIRARREDPRGILALAYNRHAAIEIRRRLRDLIGDDARGVMVFTCHALAMRLVGASFSGQADRATETDLSERLREILREATALLRGEGLESEEAEESRARLLAGFRWILVDEYQDIDGDTYDLISALAGRTLSEEDARLSLFAVGDDDQNIYSFNGSSVRFIRRFEQDYNAKPAFLIDNYRSTGHIIDAANAVIGLAGDRMKADHAIRVNRKRAKAPAGGGWAGRDPVAGGKVQVLRTADDSAVAQAQTAVAELRRLSSLDPDWGWSKCAVIAREWSYLEPVRIVCERDGIPVQTANEGNLSLWHLRETQALVSWVRQRGPGMLPSVDLQDWLDRQPSGPWIEMLRQAAAEHSLETAAAEVPTASFIEWLAEWARDARRRQHGLLLLTAHRAKGLEFDHVVVLDGGWDRANRNEDPDAPRRLYYVAMTRARQTLALARLPGLHRFQDALGDNPSVQWRDPMTLPPPTPDLARRYRRLTLSDVYLSFAGYKPPTDPTQRAIAELAPGDRLQVRPKSDRWELRNYEGVVVGTLASKFESPTDMRCAGATVLAIATWSRDRSDPQYQKHLKSDTWEVVVPELVFEPAGSDARRGRA, encoded by the coding sequence ATGCCTCCCTGGGTGCGGCACCAGTTCCCGAAGGCGGGGCATTTGGTTCGTCACCTGCGCGACGAGGCCTGCGCCGATCAAGGCTGCGCCTGGTGCCAGGAACGCCACAACCCCTCCCGGGAGCTCAAGCGCTTCTTCGGTTTCGACGGCTTCAGACCGGAACCCACCGACGACGACGGGCGTCCCCTGCAGCAGCTCATCGTCGAGGCAGCGATGCAGGGCCGCAACGCGCTGGGGATACTGCCGACTGGTACGGGCAAGTCGCTGTGCTATCAGATTCCGGCGCTGTCCCGCTACGACAAGACAGGCGCCTTGACCGTGGTGATATCGCCTCTGGTGGCACTCATGGCCGATCAGGTGGCGGGGCTCGAGAAGTACGGGATCACGTCGTGCGTGGCGGTCAACGGGCTCTTGTCGATGCCCGAGCGGGCCGATGCGCTGGAGCGGGTGCGCCTCGGCGACGTCGCCATCGTGTTGATCTCACCCGAGCAACTGCGCAACCGGTCGCTGCGACGAGCGCTGCAGCAGCGCGAGATCGGTGCCTGGGTGCTCGACGAGGCTCATTGCCTATCGAAGTGGGGACACGACTTCCGCCCCGACTACCGCTACGTGGGGCGCTTCATCAGCGAGAAGGCAGGCACGTCACGAGTGCCGCCGGTGCTGTGCCTGACCGCGACGGCCAAGCCGGCCGTGACCGTTGAGATCCTCGACTACTTCCGCAAGGAACTCGACATCAACATGGAGAAGTTCGACGGCGGCAGCAAGCGGAAGAACCTGGACTTCGACGTGGTCCGGACCGACAGCGCCACGAAGTTCGTCGACATCCACCGGATCCTGACCCACCATCTCCCGCCGGAGGCGGACGGCGGTGCGATCGTGTACTGCGCCACCCGGCGGGCGACCGAAGAGGTGGCCAACTTCCTCAACGAGTCGGATGTCGATGCCGACCGCTTCCACGCCGGCCTGCCGCCCGAGGAGAAGAAGGACATCCAGCAGAGCTTCATCGAGGGCCGCCTGCGGGTGATCGCCGCCACGAACGCCTTCGGGATGGGCATCGACAAGCCCGACGTGCGGCTGGTGATTCACGCCGACATCCCGTCGTCGCTGGAGAACTACCTGCAGGAGGCCGGGCGCGCCGGCCGGGACCAGGAGCAGGCCCACTGCGTCCTGCTCTACACCGCTGACGACGTGGAGCGGCAGTTCGGCATGTCGGCGCGCTCCCGGCTCACACGGCGCGAGATCCACGGCGTGCTGCGAGCGCTGCGCAGTCTCAACCGGCGCGACCGCTGGGGCGGCGAGGTCGTGGCCACGTCCGGGGAGATCCTCGGTGAGGACGAGGAGCAGGACTTCCGACGAGACTCGGCCACCGACGACACGCGGGTGCGAACGGCGGTGGCCTGGCTGGAGGAGGCGGAGTTGCTGACCCGCGAGGAGAACGACGTGCGGGTCTTCCCGTCATCGCTGCGCGTCAACTCTCTCGAGCAGGTCCGGGAAAGGCTCCAGGACAAGCCGATCGACGAGCAGTACCGCCGCCGACTGACGACGATCGCCGAGGAACTGATCAACGCCAAGCCCGACGAGGGCATCTCGACGGACATGTTGATGGTGGCATCCGGGCTGAGCTCCGAGCAGGTGCGGGGCGCTCTCCATGACCTCGAACAGTTCGGGATCGCCACAGACGACACCCAGCTGACCGCCTTCGTCCACGTCGGCGTGCGCAACCCGTCACACAGCCGGCTAACCGCGGCGATCCGACGGGAACAGCACCTGATCGAGCTGATGCAGGAGATGGCGCCCGACCTCGCCGTCGGCGAGAAGGCGCCGCTGAACCTGCGCATCGCAGCCCAGCGGCTGCGGGACGACGGCCACGACGAAGTCCGTCCCGAACACGTGAGCCGGATCATCCAGGGAATCGCCGGCGACGGGCGGGGCGACACCGGCGGCGGCAGCCTCACCGTGCGCAAGCACGACCCCGACAGCGTCCAGGTGACCCTAAAGCGCGAGTGGTCGTCGTTGGCCGGCATCGCCGAGCGCCGCCGCAACGGTGCCTCCCGCCTGCTCGAACACCTGCTGTCGCTGAACCCGCCGAACAGACGTGGCAACGACCTGCTCGTCGCCACGACCCTCGGGAAGCTGACTCAGGCCGTCGAGGGCGATTTGACGCAGCTGAGCCAGAACGGCGACGAGCGCAAGCTGCGGAGGTTGATGCAGCGGTCCCTGCTGTGGCTGCATGAGCAGGAGGTCATCCGGCTGAACCGGGGCCTCGCCGTGTTCCACCCGGCCATGACCATCCGGCTGAGTCCTGAGCCCCGCGGGTTCCGCCAGACCGACTTCGAGTCGCTCGCGCAGCACTACGAGGGGTCGGTCCGCCAGATCCACGTGATGGCCGAGTTCGCCCAGCGCGGCCTCGCCTCCATGGCCGATGCGCTACGGCTGGCCCTCGACTACTTCACCGTCGGCGAGGAGGCCTTCCTGCGGCGCTGGCTCCCCGAACGCGAACGCGAGCTCGGCCGCCAGACCACGCCGGAATCGTGGAACAACATCGTCGAGAGCCTCAACAACCCCAAGCAGCGGGCCCTGGTGGCGGACAACCGCGAGACCACGAACGTGCTGGTGCTCGCCGGACCCGGCGCGGGCAAGACAAGGGTCCTAGTGCACCGCATCGCCTACCTGATCCGTGCCCGGCGCGAGGACCCCAGGGGCATCCTGGCGCTGGCTTACAACCGCCACGCGGCGATTGAGATCCGTCGCCGGCTGCGGGATCTGATCGGCGACGACGCCCGCGGTGTGATGGTGTTCACCTGCCACGCCCTCGCCATGCGGCTCGTCGGCGCCAGCTTCTCGGGCCAGGCGGACCGGGCGACCGAAACGGACCTCAGCGAGCGGCTGCGGGAGATTCTCCGGGAGGCGACAGCCCTGCTGCGGGGCGAGGGGCTCGAATCGGAGGAGGCGGAGGAGTCCCGGGCGCGCCTGCTGGCGGGGTTCCGGTGGATTCTCGTGGACGAGTACCAGGACATCGACGGCGACACGTACGATCTCATCTCGGCGCTGGCCGGCAGGACCCTCAGCGAGGAGGACGCTCGCCTCAGCCTGTTCGCCGTCGGTGACGACGACCAGAACATCTACTCGTTCAACGGGTCCTCGGTGCGCTTCATCCGCCGCTTCGAGCAGGACTACAACGCCAAACCGGCCTTTCTGATCGATAACTACCGCTCGACGGGCCACATCATCGACGCCGCGAACGCGGTGATCGGCCTGGCAGGCGACCGGATGAAGGCCGACCACGCGATCCGGGTCAACCGGAAACGCGCCAAGGCTCCCGCCGGCGGAGGGTGGGCCGGGCGGGACCCGGTCGCTGGGGGCAAGGTCCAAGTCCTGAGAACCGCAGATGACAGCGCCGTCGCCCAGGCGCAGACCGCGGTGGCCGAACTGCGGCGGCTGTCGAGCCTCGACCCGGATTGGGGCTGGTCGAAGTGCGCGGTGATCGCCCGCGAGTGGAGCTACCTGGAGCCTGTGCGGATCGTCTGCGAGCGCGACGGGATTCCGGTGCAGACGGCCAACGAGGGCAACCTGAGCCTGTGGCACCTGCGCGAGACCCAGGCCCTGGTCAGCTGGGTCCGCCAGCGCGGCCCGGGCATGCTCCCCAGCGTCGACCTGCAGGATTGGCTGGACCGGCAGCCCTCCGGCCCCTGGATCGAGATGCTCCGCCAAGCCGCCGCAGAACACAGCCTCGAGACCGCCGCCGCGGAGGTGCCGACAGCCTCGTTCATCGAATGGCTGGCCGAGTGGGCCCGCGACGCCCGACGGCGCCAGCACGGATTGCTGCTGCTGACCGCGCACCGAGCCAAGGGCCTGGAGTTCGACCACGTCGTCGTCCTGGACGGAGGCTGGGACCGCGCCAACCGGAACGAGGACCCCGACGCCCCCCGGCGCCTCTACTACGTGGCCATGACCAGAGCCCGCCAGACGCTGGCACTGGCCCGCCTCCCAGGACTGCACCGGTTCCAGGACGCGTTGGGTGACAACCCGTCGGTGCAATGGCGCGACCCCATGACGCTCCCACCGCCGACACCAGATCTCGCCCGTCGCTACCGCCGGCTCACCCTGAGCGACGTCTACTTGAGCTTCGCCGGCTACAAGCCGCCCACCGATCCCACCCAGCGCGCCATCGCCGAGTTGGCCCCCGGCGACCGACTGCAGGTGCGCCCGAAGTCCGACCGCTGGGAGTTGCGCAACTACGAAGGTGTCGTCGTCGGGACCCTGGCAAGCAAGTTCGAGTCCCCCACCGACATGCGATGCGCCGGGGCCACAGTCCTCGCCATCGCCACCTGGAGCCGCGACCGCTCAGACCCGCAGTACCAGAAGCACCTCAAGAGCGACACCTGGGAGGTCGTGGTCCCCGAACTCGTCTTCGAGCCCGCGGGATCGGATGCTCGTCGCGGTCGGGCTTGA
- a CDS encoding three-Cys-motif partner protein TcmP gives MAVPTGILWERDPHTAAKHTLLRRYMSAWFPIMAKQFRDTGITFFDGFAGPGEYTNAQDSSPVIAMEQALRSDVTGSGAQTRLIFVEDHRGRAEHLRSLLDARFPPRIRPPGLVTRVHRGNCGDLFEQAIAEVGGWDGPVFANLDGWGADADYKIVQRIAQQPSSEVLVTFEDQFFIRFAKGEQESGERVFGHSEWRRVDGLPTAEKKRFLLELYREGLHSAGFPYVLTFEMIDEGGHSLHLFFGTTSKVGVRRYKDALWEVDGVSGQRFRDPRDPNQLSFDILRPDFTPLESRILKMLGERDHSMAELCEHTLLETIYKETHVKPAVDRLIDQRKVEQASTGRSYADRILRLAERQLF, from the coding sequence ATGGCCGTTCCAACCGGGATCCTCTGGGAGCGTGACCCCCACACGGCTGCGAAACACACGCTGCTACGCCGGTACATGTCAGCGTGGTTCCCCATCATGGCAAAACAGTTTCGCGACACCGGGATCACGTTCTTCGACGGCTTCGCGGGTCCCGGGGAGTACACGAACGCCCAAGACAGTTCGCCCGTCATCGCGATGGAACAAGCGCTGCGGAGCGACGTGACGGGCTCGGGGGCTCAGACACGTCTCATCTTCGTCGAGGATCATCGCGGACGCGCTGAGCACCTCAGGAGCCTTCTTGACGCCCGGTTCCCGCCCAGGATTAGGCCGCCCGGCTTGGTGACGCGCGTCCATCGTGGCAACTGCGGCGACCTCTTCGAGCAGGCGATCGCCGAAGTGGGAGGGTGGGATGGGCCAGTGTTCGCCAACCTCGACGGCTGGGGCGCCGACGCCGACTACAAGATTGTGCAACGGATCGCTCAACAGCCATCATCCGAGGTACTCGTCACATTCGAGGACCAGTTCTTCATCCGCTTCGCCAAGGGTGAACAGGAATCGGGCGAGCGTGTCTTCGGGCACAGCGAGTGGCGGCGCGTTGATGGGCTGCCGACTGCCGAGAAGAAGCGGTTCCTCCTGGAGCTGTACCGCGAGGGTCTTCACTCGGCTGGCTTTCCGTACGTGCTGACGTTCGAGATGATCGACGAAGGCGGGCACTCTCTGCATCTCTTCTTCGGGACCACGAGCAAAGTCGGCGTGCGGAGGTACAAGGACGCGTTGTGGGAGGTTGACGGTGTCTCCGGTCAGCGGTTCCGAGATCCGCGTGATCCCAACCAGTTGTCTTTCGACATCCTGCGCCCGGACTTCACCCCACTAGAGAGTCGCATCCTGAAAATGCTCGGTGAACGCGACCACAGCATGGCGGAACTCTGCGAGCACACCCTCCTCGAGACGATCTACAAAGAGACCCACGTCAAACCCGCTGTGGACCGGCTCATCGACCAGCGCAAAGTGGAGCAGGCGAGCACCGGCCGGTCCTATGCGGATCGAATCCTTCGCTTGGCGGAGCGGCAACTGTTCTGA
- a CDS encoding phage Gp37/Gp68 family protein, which yields MADKSAIEWTEATWNPTTGCDRVSPGCDRCYALTLSKRLKAMGSPKYQVDGDPRTSGPGFRLTVHPSSLDVPRRWSTPRLVFVNSMSDLFHDDVPLEFIRQVFEVIRETPQHTYQVLTKRAQRLSRTAGELDWPSNLWMGVSVESRRYTFRINHLRRVPAAVRFVSAEPLLGPLGALNLEGIQWLIAGGESGANARPMELAWVTELRDTCTSAGVAFFFKQWGGRTPKAGGRELEGEVWDQLPRAAAA from the coding sequence GTGGCTGACAAGTCGGCGATCGAGTGGACTGAGGCAACGTGGAACCCGACCACGGGTTGTGACCGCGTCTCCCCGGGGTGCGATCGTTGCTACGCGCTCACGCTGTCGAAGCGGCTCAAGGCGATGGGTTCGCCGAAGTACCAAGTCGATGGTGACCCGAGGACGAGTGGGCCAGGCTTCAGGCTCACGGTCCATCCCTCATCGCTCGACGTGCCTCGTCGCTGGAGCACACCGCGGCTCGTCTTCGTGAACTCGATGAGCGACCTCTTCCACGACGACGTTCCTCTCGAGTTCATCAGGCAGGTCTTCGAGGTAATCCGCGAGACGCCTCAGCACACCTACCAGGTGCTCACCAAGCGAGCGCAGCGGCTGAGCCGCACAGCAGGCGAACTCGACTGGCCGTCGAACCTATGGATGGGCGTCAGCGTGGAGTCCCGCCGGTACACCTTCCGCATCAACCACTTGCGTCGGGTTCCAGCAGCAGTGCGGTTCGTTAGCGCCGAGCCTCTCCTGGGCCCGCTCGGCGCCCTCAATCTTGAGGGCATCCAGTGGCTAATCGCCGGCGGCGAATCCGGTGCCAACGCGCGGCCCATGGAGCTCGCCTGGGTCACCGAGCTTCGTGACACCTGCACGTCAGCCGGCGTCGCGTTCTTCTTCAAGCAATGGGGCGGTAGAACCCCCAAGGCCGGTGGCCGAGAACTCGAGGGCGAAGTGTGGGACCAACTCCCCAGAGCGGCGGCGGCCTGA